From a region of the Impatiens glandulifera chromosome 4, dImpGla2.1, whole genome shotgun sequence genome:
- the LOC124933968 gene encoding presenilin-like protein At1g08700, with translation MEGSILETIGVEIIDVISPVSICMLLVVLLVYSLTSSSLSGEPSPQPIRTAANLVYLENPTDSTAQKFEGSLLNALVFVILIAVVTFLLVCLYYYNFTNFLKNYMRFSAFFVLGTMGGSIFLSIIQHFSIPIDSITCFILLSNFTVVGVLSVFSTGIPIILRQTYMVALGIIVAAWFTNLPEWTTWFLLVALALYDLVAVLAPGGPLKLLVEMASNRDEELPALVYEARPTVSRNQGRSGSGLGLLVAGVSDSEIQEPSRSNNEIELVVREEIHERQPVIAVVDEERSPLVEMLNMGNDDDDDEEDGDSSSLTISTRGIKLGLGDFIFYSVLVGRAAMYDLMTVYACYLAIICGLGCTLILLAVYRQALPALPISITLGIMFYFLTRLLMEPFVVGTSTNLLMF, from the coding sequence ATGGAAGGCAGCATTCTGGAGACGATCGGAGTCGAGATCATCGACGTTATTTCCCCAGTCTCGATCTGCATGCTCCTCGTCGTTCTCTTGGTCTATTCTCTCACTTCATCTTCCCTCTCCGGCGAACCCTCTCCCCAACCGATCCGCACGGCTGCCAATCTCGTATACCTTGAAAACCCCACGGATTCAACCGCCCAGAAGTTCGAAGGCTCGCTTCTCAACGCTCTCGTCTTTGTCATCCTCATCGCCGTTGTCACTTTTCTCCTCGTCTGCCTCTATTACTACAATTTCACAAATTTCCTCAAGAATTACATGCGCTTCTCTGCCTTCTTCGTGCTAGGAACAATGGGGGGTTCGATATTTCTTTCAATAATACAGCATTTCTCCATCCCAATTGACTCTATTACTTGTTTTATACTGCTATCCAACTTCACTGTCGTGGGTGTGCTTTCTGTTTTCTCTACTGGAATACCGATTATCTTAAGGCAGACATATATGGTTGCTTTGGGGATAATTGTGGCCGCTTGGTTCACTAACTTACCTGAATGGACTACTTGGTTTTTGCTAGTTGCTTTAGCTTTGTATGATCTTGTAGCTGTTTTAGCTCCTGGAGGACCTCTCAAGCTCTTGGTGGAAATGGCATCCAACAGGGATGAGGAGCTTCCAGCACTTGTTTACGAGGCCCGACCTACAGTGTCTAGAAATCAAGGGAGATCTGGATCAGGACTTGGACTTTTGGTTGCTGGGGTTTCTGATTCTGAGATTCAAGAACCATCTAGGTCAAACAATGAGATTGAATTGGTTGTTAGAGAAGAAATTCATGAAAGACAACCTGTAATTGCTGTTGTGGATGAAGAAAGATCGCCACTAGTGGAAATGTTGAACATGGgcaatgatgatgatgatgatgaagaagatggagATAGTTCTTCTTTAACAATATCCACCAGAGGCATAAAGCTAGGTCTTGGTGACTTCATTTTCTACAGTGTTCTTGTGGGGAGAGCTGCTATGTATGACTTGATGACAGTATACGCTTGTTATCTCGCTATCATTTGTGGGCTCGGCTGCACTCTCATTTTATTGGCTGTTTATCGACAGGCCTTGCCTGCTCTTCCTATTTCCATAACATTGGGAATCATGTTTTATTTCTTGACTAGGTTGCTTATGGAGCCTTTTGTGGTTGGAACTTCTA
- the LOC124933969 gene encoding nascent polypeptide-associated complex subunit alpha-like protein 1, which yields MTAQTQEELLAEHLEQQKIESDKPVIEDEDDEDDDDDEDDDKDEDDVEGQVDASGRLKQSRSQKKSRKAMLKLGMKAIPGVSRVTVKKSKNILFVISKPDVFKSPTSDTYVVIGEAKIEDLSSQLQSQAAEQFRAPNLNNVISKPETSAVVQDDDVDVDETGVEPKDIELVMTQAGVSRAKAVKSLKAADGDIVSAIMELTN from the exons ATGACTGCTCAGACACAGGAAGAGCTTCTCGCCGAGCATCTCGAGCAACAGAAGATCGAG TCTGACAAACCtgttattgaagatgaagatgacgaagatgatgatgatgatgaagacgatgacaaagatgaagatgatgttgAAG GTCAAGTAGATGCATCTGGAAGACTTAAACAGAGCAGAAGTCAGAAAAAGAGCAGGAAGGCaatgttgaagcttggaatgaAGGCCATCCCTGGAGTCAGCAGAGTCACTGTGAAAAAGAGCAAGAAT ATCTTATTTGTCATATCGAAACCAGATGTGTTCAAGAGTCCTACCTCAGACACATATGTTGTTATTGGGGAGGCTAAGATAGAGGATTTAAGCTCTCAATTGCAAAGTCAAGCTGCAGAGCAGTTTAGAGCTCCAAATTTGAATAATGTTATATCAAAACCAGAGACTTCAGCTGTAGTACaggatgatgatgttgatgtgGATGAGACTGGCGTGGAGCCGAAGGATATTGAGTTGGTTATGACTCAGGCTGGTGTTTCGAGGGCTAAGGCTGTTAAGTCACTTAAGGCAGCTGATGGGGATATTGTCTCTGCCATTATGGAACTCACCAACTAG